From the Budorcas taxicolor isolate Tak-1 chromosome 1, Takin1.1, whole genome shotgun sequence genome, one window contains:
- the ST6GAL1 gene encoding beta-galactoside alpha-2,6-sialyltransferase 1, producing the protein MVSLNTPFIMTRTSLKKKFFSCCVLIFLLFAIICVWKEKKKGNYYEFLKLQNKEYQMLQGLEKLAMSSSSQPGSSSSTHNPQKNIQALGGPKAKLGATFQVWDKDSSSKNLAPRLQTIRKNYLNMNKYKVTYKGPGPGVKFSAEALLCHLRDHVNISMIEATDFPFNTSDWEGYLPQEDIRTKAGPWGRCAVVSSAGSLKSSRLGREIDDHDAVLRFNGAPTVKFQQDVGTKTTIRLVNSQLVTTEAGFLKDSLYNEGILIVWDPSVYHSDIPKWYRNPDYSFFNNFKSYRKLHPDQPFYILKPQMPWELWDIIQEISSELIQPNPPSSGMLGIAIMMSLCDQVDIYEFLPSKRKTDVCYYYQRYFDSACTMGAYHPLLFEKNMVKHLNLGTDEDIYLLGKATLPGFRTIRCGA; encoded by the exons ATGGTTTCCTTGAACACGCCTTTCATTATGACTCGCACCAGCTTGAAGAAAAAATTCTTCAGCTGCTGTGTGCTCATCTTTCTCCTGTTTGCCATCATCTGTGTgtggaaggagaagaagaaagggaattaCTATGAGTTCCTTAAACTGCAGAACAAGGAATACCAGATGTTGCAGGGCCTGGAGAAACTGGCCATGAGCTCTAGTTCCCAACCTGGGTCCTCCAGCAGCACCCACAACCCCCAGAAGAACATCCAGGCACTCGGTGGTCCCAAGGCCAAGTTGGGGGCTACCTTCCAGGTTTGGGACAAGGACAGCTCCTCCAAAAACCTTGCCCCCAGGCTGCAAACTATCCGGAAGAATTATCTGAACATGAACAAGTACAAAGTGACATACAAGGGGCCGGGGCCTGGGGTCAAGTTCAGTGCAGAGGCCCTACTTTGCCACCTGCGGGACCACGTCAACATTTCAATGATAGAGGCCACAGATTTTCCCTTCAACACCTCTGACTGGGAGGGCTACCTGCCTCAGGAGGACATTAGGACCAAGGCCGGGCCGTGGGGCAGGTGTGCTGTGGTCTCTTCAGCAGGATCTCTGAAGTCCTCCCGGCTGGGTCGAGAAATAG ATGATCACGATGCAGTCCTGAGGTTTAATGGGGCACCCACAGTCAAATTCCAACAAGACGTGGGCACGAAAACCACCATTCGTCTGGTAAACTCTCAG TTGGTCACCACAGAAGCGGGCTTCCTCAAAGACAGTTTGTATAATGAAGGAATCCTAATTGTGTGGGACCCATCTGTTTACCATTCAGATATCCCAAAG tgGTACAGAAATCCCGACTACAGTTTCTTCAATAACTTCAAGAGCTATCGTAAGCTGCATCCTGATCAGCCCTTTTACATCCTCAAGCCCCAGATGCCTTGGGAGCTGTGGGACATCATTCAAGAAATCTCCTCAGAGCTGATCCAGCCAAATCCCCCATCCTCTGGGATGCTCG GCATTGCCATTATGATGTCACTGTGTGACCAAGTGGATATTTACGAGTTCCTCCCATCCAAGCGCAAGACTGATGTGTGCTACTACTATCAGAGGTATTTCGACAGTGCCTGCACAATGGGCGCCTACCACCCACTCCTCTTTGAGAAGAACATGGTGAAGCACCTCAACCTCGGCACAGATGAAGACATCTACCTGCTTGGAAAAGCTACACTGCCTGGCTTCCGGACAATTCGCTGTGGAGCATAA